A genome region from Anopheles stephensi strain Indian chromosome 2, UCI_ANSTEP_V1.0, whole genome shotgun sequence includes the following:
- the LOC118504951 gene encoding mutS protein homolog 5-like, which produces MESDQPPCATPAANQSGKIISLCWNAGALAASYYEIDQLELYAIQQAIEPRPQYVLLRELVRRYHPLFYVISGPSCFLDDGREILGIPVALSNHADATDSAAQNTTTATQPAANVKIVEYSTQTQATARARLLALKLPGMPPEADEIECRTFLESILPFEQELLVHSVGNLLLLLDTVGDSVSPAQLVTKINLVTPSTQLIIDGLTYEALQIFDTSRHPSGFKSGTESRGLSVFSLFNKCSSKNGEEWLSRLMTQPIRDRMELQRRHNTVQWLLENVRYANQFDQCLKHLSNVGLLYRKILQGTARNTDWKMLKKNLYYMFTLCKLCGFTLEDANTAGTVVQELGQYTRNPGNALKHVLYTIDKCLDLEKGEEENKVTIRAGLDPAVDRLREQYDGLRQIVMESSRLGLETMQLDMANICVTYLPSYGFVISTQIDEQLQRSGIFNNSSFDLVFQAENTAYFQINLCKELNDEFGQLMATLIEHELVVQTRLTTFVGTKFPEVMGIFKQAGKLDALLSFATVAKMHRYVRPVITDAKVLQIQAGRHVVLEHRRTYRSNDTNVDATNRNLVNVIAADASVGKTTYLKELAIICYLAHVGSFVPAAYAKIPILDSIYTRLDHPESIFSGRSSFMSELYQMSSLLQNATAKSLVLIDEFGKGTNYLEGKSLLVGSIEHLLNRGASAPITFVTTKFTGIGQFLPTEHRYLLVKVHRDARGDRSRNGTTSDTLDVTSIDPTDPYEQLYATYQLASRAVAFAIMKYHQTGGQAPATESVRLLMESTPITRVPERCLEISHHPSRAAHADTASMTLPVEPNGNLNEKRNI; this is translated from the exons ATGGAATCCGACCAGCCGCCGTGTGCCACTCCGGCCGCTAATCAGTCAGGGAAAATCATCTCTCTGTGTTGGAATGCCGGGGCACTCGCCGCTTCCTACTACGAAATAGATCAGCTAGAGCTGTACGCCATCCAGCAGGCAATCGAACCACGTCCCCAGTATGTGCTGCTTCGAGAGCTCGTCCGTCGCTACCATCCTTTGTTCTACGTCATCTCCGGTCCAAGCTGTTTTTTGGACGATGGTCGTGAAATATTGGGCATCCCTGTCGCCCTCTCGAATCATGCCGACGCAACGGACTCTGCGGCTCAAAATACAACAACCGCTACGCAACCCGCCGCCAACGTGAAGATCGTTGAGTATTCCACACAAACTCAAGCAACTGCCAGAGCCCGGCTGCTGGCGCTTAAACTTCCCGGCATGCCACCGGAAGCGGATGAGATCGAGTGCCGTACGTTCCTCGAAAGTATACTACCCTTTGAGCAGGAGCTGCTAGTGCACAGTGTCGGCAATTTGCTACTGCTTCTCGATACCGTAGGCGACTCGGTGTCTCCAGCGCAGCTGGTGACAAAGATCAATCTCGTCACGCCCAGCACGCAACTCATCATCGATGGGCTAACGTATGAAGCGCTGCAGATTTTCGACACCAGTCGCCATCCGTCCGGGTTCAAGTCTGGCACAGAATCGCGAGGCTTATccgtgttcagtttgttcaACAAATGCTCGTCGAAGAATGGCGAAGAGTGGCTCAGCCGGCTTATGACGCAGCCGATACGCGATCGGATGGAGCTACAGCGTCGCCACAACACCGTGCAGTGGTTGCTGGAGAATGTTCGCTACGCGAATCAGTTCGATCAGTGTTTAAAGCATCTGTCCAACGTGGGGCTACTGTACCGGAAGATCCTGCAAGGAACCGCCCGCAATACCGATTGGAAGATGTTGAAGAAGAATCTCTACTACATGTTCACGCTGTGCAAGCTGTGTGGCTTCACATTGGAGGACGCAAATACTGCGGGCACGGTCGTCCAGGAGCTGGGCCAGTACACGCGCAATCCGGGCAACGCGCTCAAACACGTTCTCTACACGATCGACAAGTGTTTGGATCTGGAGAAGGGCGAAGAGGAGAACAAGGTGACGATTCGTGCCGGGCTGGATCCTGCCGTCGATCGGCTGCGCGAACAGTACGACGGGTTGCGACAGATCGTGATGGAATCGTCCCGACTAGGGCTGGAAACGATGCAACTAGACATGGCAAACATCTGCGTTACGTATCTGCCATCGTACGGGTTCGTGATCAGTACCCAGATCGATGAGCAGTTGCAACGGTCGGGAATATTCAACAATTCCTCGTTCGATTTAGTGTTCCAGGCGGAGAACACGGCTTACTTTCAGATTAACCTATGCAAAGAGTTGAACGACGAGTTCGGACAGCTGATGGCAACGCTGATCGAACACGAGCTTGTAGTTCAGACGCGTCTCACGACCTTCGTCGGCACCAAGTTCCCGGAGGTGATGGGTATATTTAAGCAGGCAGGCAAACTGGATGCTCTGCTGTCGTTTGCCACCGTGGCAAAGATGCATCGCTACGTGCGGCCAGTGATTACCGACGCGAAAGTGTTGCAAATCCAGGCTGGACGGCATGTAGTGCTCGAGCACCGAAGAACGTACCGTTCGAACGATACCAATGTGGACGCGACGAATAGAAACCTAGTGAACGTGATTGCGGCCGATGCTTCCGTTGGGAAGACGACGTACCTGAAAGAGTTGGCCATCATCTGCTATCTGGCACACGTGGGTTCGTTTGTGCCGGCTGCGTACGCCAAGATTCCCATTCTCGATTCGATCTACACCCGACTCGATCATCCGGAATCGATATTCAGCGGACGGTCCTCGTTCATGTCGGAACTGTACCAGATGTCGAGCCTGCTCCAGAATGCTACCGCCAAATCGTTGGTCTTAATCGATGAGTTTGGCAAGGGCACAAACTATCTCGAGGGGAAGTCGCTGCTGGTTGGGTCGATAGAACATCTGCTCAACCGGGGCGCCAGCGCTCCGATTACCTTCGTTACAACGAAGTTTACCGGAATTGGCCAGTTTTTACCCACCGAACATCGATACCTTCTGGTGAAGGTACACCGGGATGCTCGAGGAGACCGTTCTCGCAACGGCACTACCAGTGACACGTTGGACGTGACCTCGATCGACCCCACCGATCCATACGAACA ACTGTACGCCACTTACCAGCTGGCGTCTCGTGCCGTTGCCTTTGCCATCATGAAATACCATCAAACGGGCGGCCAGGCACCGGCCACGGAAAGCGTTCGGCTGCTGATGGAATCCACCCCGATCACGAGGGTACCGGAACGGTGTCTAGAAATTTCGCATCACCCGTCACGAGCAGCACATGCCGACACGGCATCGATGACGTTACCGGTGGAGCCTAATGGAAATCTTAACGAAAAACGgaacatttaa
- the LOC118504958 gene encoding uncharacterized protein LOC118504958, whose translation MQHISINSFIVVGLFFGTLLSLTNSVSALRCYKCESDSSWSDCSASARIVECSGTSQVSVMGRNLFLSPQARQLEPACVSVYAEGTVAGISGQAYVRDCLFNDKALCNMIQDSLPPVIRIIDCDLCTTDLCNGAGSLKVALSSVLMLAIAVLVWK comes from the exons atgcAGCACATCAGTATCAATAGTTTCATTGTGGTGGGCCTGTTCTTTGGTACTCTTCTTTCACTGACAAACTCCG TATCAGCACTTCGATGCTACAAGTGTGAGAGTGATAGCAGTTGGAGCGATTGCTCAGCATCTGCTCGGATAGTGGAATGTAGCGGCACCAGTCAGGTGTCCGTAATGGGTCGTAACCTGTTCCTGAGCCCCCAAGCACGTCAACTCGAGCCGGCCTGCGTATCGGTATACGCCGAGGGTACTGTGGCTGGTATCTCTGGACAAGCTTACGTCCGGGACTGTCTTTTCAACGACAAAGCTTTGTGCAACATGATTCAAGACTCGCTACCACCGGTAATCAGGATTATTGATTGCGATCTCTGCACAACGGATCTGTGCAATGGTGCGGGCAGCCTTAAGGTGGCTCTCTCGAGTGTACTAATGCTGGCCATCGCAGTGCTGGTGTGGAAGTAA